The proteins below are encoded in one region of Methanosarcina barkeri 3:
- a CDS encoding flavodoxin family protein encodes MKFEFFKHSNGGFRIKILGLVGSPSINGNTAKLVNAILDGAAENGAEKVIYNLASLNIKGCDACFRCRESGCCATDDDMQELYQEIMAADTIVLGSPVYMWQMTAQTKLLIDRLTAFLKPDFSSRLDNKKLILIFSQGSSDRDAFKPYFEYTAGLLYYLGFDVLETVIVAGTDNLEVSFRPKLLEKARELGKLVSGSPLSGSEFRRGESSLIPLL; translated from the coding sequence GTGAAATTTGAATTTTTTAAACATTCAAACGGGGGTTTTAGAATCAAGATTCTTGGATTGGTTGGTAGTCCTAGTATTAATGGAAACACTGCAAAGCTTGTAAATGCAATTCTCGACGGAGCTGCCGAAAACGGTGCAGAAAAAGTAATTTACAACCTAGCTTCTCTAAACATCAAAGGTTGTGACGCCTGCTTCAGATGTAGGGAATCAGGCTGCTGTGCAACAGACGACGACATGCAAGAACTTTACCAAGAAATCATGGCTGCAGACACTATTGTACTCGGTTCTCCTGTTTACATGTGGCAGATGACTGCCCAGACCAAACTCTTAATTGACCGCCTGACAGCCTTCTTAAAACCTGATTTTTCAAGCAGACTTGATAATAAAAAATTAATCCTTATTTTTTCCCAGGGAAGTTCGGATAGGGATGCCTTCAAACCATATTTTGAATACACAGCCGGCCTTCTTTACTATCTCGGCTTTGATGTACTGGAAACCGTTATTGTAGCTGGCACCGATAATCTTGAAGTCTCATTCAGGCCCAAGTTGCTTGAAAAAGCAAGAGAACTCGGAAAATTGGTCTCGGGTTCCCCTCTTTCTGGTTCTGAGTTCAGAAGAGGTGAGTCAAGCTTGATCCCGCTTCTTTGA
- a CDS encoding ABC transporter permease: MIPLFSAGKLAFGSIKSAKLRSTLTVLGIVIGVAAVIANVSLGASFNQHFTNEVTNIGSNFIYIQGMQPKLFYDNELKIVENTPGILGVSPLKSQTAEVTYMSETKNILVSGVGKSYDEVANTKLQKGDFITDNDGYVAVIGYKVANEKFERNISARNSINITFRVGEDEKVTKTFKVKAIIQNPENTVIQAYDDNEAIIIPIDIMNEILGEKDYGGAFAMADDPATVKETADEVDKRLARNFGISEREFEDKDSRPYYLLNQAEVLEQTDMMAAALSSFLTAVALISLLVGSIGIMNIMLVSVTERTREIGVLKSLGFTGFDILFLFMVESILLGVFGGLLGSTVGIAGAYSVETLLKLPVVFPFSLSAAGFFVAVFVGFVSGVYPARKAAKMKPIDSLRHE; the protein is encoded by the coding sequence ATGATTCCCCTTTTCAGTGCAGGAAAACTCGCGTTTGGAAGCATTAAAAGTGCAAAACTGCGTTCGACCCTAACAGTGCTTGGAATCGTCATAGGAGTTGCAGCCGTAATTGCAAATGTGTCTCTTGGAGCAAGCTTCAACCAGCATTTTACAAACGAAGTGACTAATATAGGCTCGAACTTCATTTATATTCAGGGGATGCAGCCCAAGCTATTTTATGACAATGAATTGAAGATCGTTGAGAACACACCCGGAATCTTGGGAGTTTCTCCTTTGAAGTCACAAACTGCAGAAGTCACGTACATGTCCGAAACCAAAAATATTTTAGTGAGCGGAGTCGGTAAATCTTATGATGAAGTGGCAAACACAAAGCTTCAGAAAGGAGACTTTATCACTGACAACGATGGGTACGTAGCGGTTATAGGGTACAAGGTTGCAAACGAGAAATTCGAAAGGAACATCTCGGCTCGGAATTCTATAAACATAACCTTCAGAGTCGGAGAAGATGAAAAAGTTACAAAGACCTTTAAAGTTAAGGCAATAATTCAGAACCCGGAAAACACTGTTATCCAGGCATATGACGATAACGAAGCCATTATTATCCCAATAGATATCATGAACGAGATTCTTGGTGAAAAAGATTATGGCGGGGCTTTTGCAATGGCTGATGACCCTGCAACGGTTAAGGAGACAGCTGATGAAGTTGACAAGCGCCTTGCCCGAAATTTCGGTATTTCCGAAAGGGAATTTGAAGATAAAGATTCGCGACCTTATTATCTCCTCAATCAGGCAGAAGTACTGGAACAGACGGATATGATGGCAGCAGCCCTGAGTTCTTTCCTGACAGCCGTTGCGCTAATCTCGCTGCTGGTTGGCTCTATAGGTATCATGAATATCATGCTCGTAAGCGTAACTGAAAGGACAAGAGAGATAGGAGTTCTCAAATCCCTTGGATTTACAGGCTTTGACATTCTTTTCCTTTTCATGGTAGAATCAATTCTGCTAGGAGTTTTCGGAGGACTCCTTGGTAGTACTGTAGGAATAGCAGGTGCGTATAGCGTTGAAACCCTCCTCAAACTGCCTGTCGTCTTTCCGTTCAGCCTCAGTGCAGCCGGGTTCTTCGTGGCTGTTTTCGTAGGCTTTGTCTCAGGTGTCTACCCTGCAAGAAAAGCCGCAAAAATGAAGCCAATAGACTCACTAAGGCACGAGTAA
- a CDS encoding head GIN domain-containing protein, translating into MTGNEKGMKKWLERAGKVRWKKISIGKMKGKVNLTKHAGISVFLLGILLLAAVMAESGCAEYECERGSGNVETITRSIEPFHSLDSRISGNVFIEQGNSSLRIEAEDNILPLLETNVENGVLEIRAKKCIRPQKTIKIYAGMEKVRSLSLSGSGDIIGSTPIDSENLDLAITGSGDIELETNTSSLKSLISGSGNVLLKGNASSHEIDIGGSGNVDAPELRTEVTRVSIRGSGNANVYANRKLDTNISGSGNVFYGGNPEEFNMQVSGSGEVKNKDRKIIG; encoded by the coding sequence ATGACCGGAAATGAGAAGGGAATGAAAAAATGGCTTGAGAGGGCAGGAAAAGTAAGATGGAAAAAAATATCGATTGGGAAAATGAAAGGAAAAGTGAACTTAACAAAGCATGCAGGGATTTCTGTTTTTCTTCTGGGAATCCTGTTGCTGGCTGCGGTGATGGCTGAAAGCGGATGTGCGGAATATGAGTGCGAACGTGGCTCAGGAAATGTGGAAACTATAACCCGCAGTATTGAACCTTTTCACAGTTTGGATTCACGTATTTCAGGAAATGTATTTATAGAGCAAGGGAACAGCAGCCTTAGAATCGAAGCAGAAGATAACATCCTGCCCCTCCTAGAGACCAATGTAGAAAATGGAGTTCTGGAAATTCGTGCGAAAAAATGTATCCGCCCTCAGAAAACTATTAAGATCTATGCAGGGATGGAAAAAGTCCGGAGCCTTTCCCTCAGTGGTTCTGGGGATATTATAGGATCTACGCCAATTGATTCCGAAAACTTGGATCTCGCAATCACAGGTTCAGGTGATATCGAACTGGAGACAAATACCAGCTCTCTGAAGAGCCTGATTTCCGGTTCTGGGAATGTCCTCCTGAAAGGCAATGCCTCTTCACACGAAATAGATATCGGAGGTTCGGGAAATGTTGACGCCCCTGAACTTAGGACCGAGGTGACCAGAGTAAGTATCAGGGGTTCGGGAAATGCAAACGTTTACGCGAACCGGAAACTTGACACTAATATAAGCGGAAGTGGAAATGTATTCTATGGAGGGAACCCGGAAGAGTTCAACATGCAGGTTTCAGGCAGCGGGGAAGTCAAAAATAAAGACAGAAAAATAATCGGGTAA
- the msrB gene encoding peptide-methionine (R)-S-oxide reductase MsrB, with protein MAQKMVEKSEDEWKKVLTPEQYHVLRQKGTERPFSGNLYYNKEKGVYTCAACGQELFSSGTKFESGTGWPSFYDVISSDKVRLKEDTSYFMNRIEVVCSRCGSHLGHLFEDGPAPTGKRYCINSVSLNFKKEGEEGKKNEEKE; from the coding sequence CTGGCACAGAAAATGGTTGAAAAATCTGAAGATGAATGGAAAAAAGTACTTACGCCTGAACAATATCATGTCCTGCGGCAGAAAGGCACGGAAAGACCCTTTTCCGGTAATCTGTACTATAATAAGGAAAAAGGAGTTTACACCTGTGCTGCATGCGGGCAAGAACTCTTTTCCTCGGGCACAAAGTTCGAATCCGGAACCGGTTGGCCAAGTTTTTACGATGTAATTTCCAGTGACAAGGTAAGGCTTAAAGAGGACACTAGCTATTTCATGAACAGGATAGAAGTAGTATGCTCCCGTTGCGGAAGTCATCTAGGTCATTTATTTGAAGACGGCCCTGCACCAACTGGAAAACGCTACTGCATTAACTCCGTTTCTCTTAATTTCAAGAAAGAAGGGGAAGAAGGCAAGAAAAACGAAGAAAAAGAATAA
- a CDS encoding HAD family phosphatase produces MLKAIIFDVDGVLVDSMPFQAEAWVKTFKEVGINITREDIYELEGSNNKRLIELIFEKAGKEPEPWHLEQLPEKKREALEFDRIKPYEGIMNCLEVLKRHFKLALVSGSHNDTVNKIVNKYFSNYFDVIITGSDLERGKPNPDPYLKALEKLDLTKNECIVIENAPLGITAAKRAGLYCVAVASMLEPEKIEHADLVLENHAALFKYLKSLIEK; encoded by the coding sequence ATGTTAAAAGCAATAATTTTTGATGTGGATGGAGTGCTTGTGGACTCCATGCCTTTCCAGGCCGAAGCCTGGGTTAAAACCTTTAAGGAAGTTGGCATTAACATTACCAGGGAAGATATTTATGAGCTTGAAGGCTCAAACAACAAAAGATTAATTGAGTTAATTTTCGAAAAAGCTGGAAAAGAGCCTGAACCCTGGCATTTAGAGCAACTGCCTGAAAAGAAGCGAGAAGCCCTGGAATTTGACCGGATAAAGCCTTATGAAGGTATTATGAATTGCCTTGAGGTATTGAAACGACACTTCAAACTCGCTCTGGTCTCAGGGTCACACAATGATACAGTAAACAAAATTGTTAATAAGTATTTTTCTAACTATTTTGATGTCATAATTACCGGGAGTGACCTTGAACGTGGAAAACCGAATCCTGACCCTTACCTCAAAGCCCTTGAGAAACTTGACCTGACAAAAAATGAGTGCATAGTAATTGAAAATGCACCTCTGGGGATAACTGCCGCCAAGAGAGCAGGGCTTTATTGTGTTGCAGTTGCGAGTATGCTTGAGCCTGAAAAGATAGAACATGCAGATCTCGTGCTCGAAAACCATGCTGCCCTTTTCAAGTACCTGAAAAGCCTCATTGAAAAGTGA
- the mtaB gene encoding methanol--corrinoid protein co-methyltransferase MtaB, with translation MAAKRYTSMAYASADEMTFGVSKYPVKAGLDLEIGAGYTIPEINYAPRPEAGSSKEKLVKEYERITTDIMSRMVQVGFPAVILETEHVQQMSNNPSWGAEVAHAQKTIMEEFHDEYGIKCALRHTIGDIRENRDFLQLRGDKYSVFLEAFEECAKAGADLLSVESMGGKEVFDYAVLRNDIAGMLYAIGCLGSIDMELIWSDISAIAKKTGTVSAGDTDCAQANTAMFIGGGLLDKNLAHTLAILARAISAPRSLVAYESGAVGPGKDCGYENVVVKAITGMPMTQEGKTSTCAHSDVMGNLIMQCCDCWSNESVEYHGEFGGTTVQCWSESLAYDCALMNTALETKNEKILRDLLMLSDRYRDPQAYVLAYDNAYRVGQAIVKDGDNIYLRAKNAAVECCNIVEEGAAGKLELSRFEAKALADAKASLEALPDDMDKFMDDCLTKYKSEVKVFLPENYGF, from the coding sequence ATGGCAGCAAAAAGATACACTTCAATGGCATACGCAAGCGCAGACGAAATGACTTTCGGCGTATCCAAGTATCCTGTAAAGGCAGGTCTCGACCTCGAGATCGGTGCAGGTTACACAATTCCTGAAATTAACTACGCTCCTAGACCTGAAGCCGGTTCATCCAAAGAAAAACTCGTAAAAGAATACGAGAGGATCACAACCGACATTATGTCAAGAATGGTTCAGGTTGGTTTCCCAGCAGTTATCCTCGAAACCGAACACGTTCAGCAGATGTCCAACAACCCCTCCTGGGGAGCAGAAGTTGCACACGCTCAGAAGACCATCATGGAAGAGTTCCATGACGAATATGGTATAAAGTGTGCACTCCGCCACACAATCGGTGACATCCGTGAGAACAGGGACTTCCTCCAGCTCAGAGGCGACAAGTACTCTGTCTTCCTCGAAGCCTTCGAAGAATGCGCAAAAGCCGGTGCTGACCTGCTTTCCGTTGAATCAATGGGTGGTAAGGAAGTATTCGACTATGCAGTTCTTAGGAACGACATCGCTGGTATGCTCTACGCAATCGGCTGTCTCGGTTCCATTGACATGGAACTCATCTGGTCAGACATCTCCGCAATTGCAAAGAAGACCGGAACTGTTTCTGCAGGTGACACAGACTGTGCCCAGGCAAACACCGCAATGTTCATCGGCGGTGGACTGCTCGACAAGAACCTCGCACACACCCTTGCAATCCTTGCAAGAGCAATCTCTGCTCCAAGATCCCTTGTTGCATACGAAAGCGGCGCTGTTGGTCCAGGTAAGGACTGCGGATATGAAAACGTCGTTGTCAAAGCCATCACAGGTATGCCAATGACCCAGGAAGGTAAGACCTCAACCTGCGCCCACTCTGACGTAATGGGTAACCTCATTATGCAGTGCTGTGACTGCTGGTCCAACGAGTCTGTTGAGTATCACGGTGAATTCGGCGGTACAACTGTCCAGTGCTGGTCCGAGTCCCTTGCATACGACTGTGCCCTCATGAACACCGCTCTTGAAACCAAGAACGAAAAGATTCTCAGGGACCTTCTCATGCTCTCCGACAGATACAGAGACCCCCAGGCCTATGTGCTTGCATATGACAACGCATACAGAGTCGGTCAGGCAATTGTTAAGGACGGAGACAACATCTACCTCAGAGCAAAGAATGCTGCAGTTGAATGCTGCAACATTGTCGAAGAAGGTGCAGCTGGCAAGCTTGAGCTCTCCAGGTTCGAAGCCAAAGCACTCGCAGACGCAAAAGCATCTCTCGAAGCTCTTCCAGATGACATGGACAAGTTCATGGACGACTGCCTTACAAAATATAAGAGTGAAGTTAAAGTCTTCCTGCCGGAGAACTACGGCTTCTAA
- the mtaC gene encoding methanol--corrinoid protein MtaC, which produces MLDFTEASLKKILTRYNVALEKAMTPEEAAEEIYPKDELIYPIAKAIFEGEEDDVIEGLQAAIDAGKDPIALIDDALMVGMGVVTRLYDEGIIFLPNVMMSADAMLEGIEFCKENSETAPVTKGTVVCHVAEGDVHDIGKNIVTALLRANGYNVVDLGRDVPVDEVLKAVAENNPIMVTGTALMTTTMYAFKEVNDKLLEKGYKIPFACGGGAVNQDFVSQFALGVYGEEAADAPKIADAIIAGTKDVATLRDKFHKH; this is translated from the coding sequence ATGTTGGACTTTACAGAGGCAAGTCTGAAAAAGATTTTAACCAGATACAATGTGGCTCTGGAAAAGGCAATGACGCCTGAAGAAGCCGCAGAAGAAATCTATCCTAAGGACGAACTGATTTATCCGATCGCAAAAGCCATCTTCGAAGGAGAAGAAGATGACGTTATCGAAGGTCTCCAGGCTGCAATCGATGCAGGCAAGGACCCAATTGCACTTATCGATGACGCTCTCATGGTCGGTATGGGCGTTGTCACAAGACTCTATGATGAAGGTATCATTTTCCTTCCAAATGTCATGATGTCCGCTGACGCCATGCTCGAAGGTATCGAATTCTGTAAGGAAAACTCCGAAACTGCTCCTGTAACCAAGGGAACTGTTGTCTGCCATGTTGCAGAAGGTGACGTTCACGACATCGGAAAGAACATCGTTACCGCTCTCCTCAGGGCAAACGGTTACAATGTGGTTGACCTCGGAAGGGACGTCCCTGTGGACGAAGTTCTCAAGGCAGTTGCTGAAAACAACCCAATTATGGTCACAGGTACTGCACTCATGACCACCACAATGTATGCATTCAAGGAAGTTAACGACAAACTCCTCGAGAAAGGATATAAGATTCCGTTCGCATGCGGTGGCGGTGCAGTTAACCAGGACTTCGTATCTCAGTTTGCACTTGGTGTATATGGAGAAGAAGCCGCTGATGCCCCCAAGATTGCTGATGCAATCATCGCAGGTACCAAAGATGTCGCAACGTTAAGAGATAAATTCCACAAGCACTGA
- a CDS encoding winged helix-turn-helix domain-containing protein translates to MQHELIDVVFRSQKRRDLLLLLGEKPRTMEEIKTLLDVSPTAILPQIKRLTDSDLVIQKNGNYELTDIGDQVFKKVQSLVNVLTLLEQDNYWIEHDLSGIPKYLLDRVGDLKDCKLVEPDPSQIFEPSTELLNFFSSSRYLMVFSSFYRPEFLPLYTRLGRLESDVTLIFTESVLEKIMQNYEKKVRKLATMQNTELFVCNDGVKLAELMVSDRGMIISLFDNNGRFYYEYMSCSEPEAINWAKELIEFYKSRAWKIENEQYIDNFISTAESEALQESMLFSLN, encoded by the coding sequence ATGCAACATGAGTTAATAGATGTAGTATTTCGTTCCCAGAAAAGAAGAGACCTCCTTTTACTCTTGGGAGAGAAACCAAGAACAATGGAAGAAATTAAGACCCTTCTTGATGTTTCTCCCACGGCTATCTTACCCCAGATCAAAAGGCTTACAGACAGTGACCTTGTAATTCAAAAAAATGGCAACTATGAATTGACAGATATAGGAGACCAGGTCTTTAAAAAAGTCCAATCCCTTGTCAATGTCCTTACTTTACTCGAACAAGACAATTACTGGATCGAACACGATCTCAGTGGAATTCCTAAATACCTCCTCGACAGAGTAGGAGACTTAAAGGACTGCAAGCTGGTTGAACCTGATCCTAGCCAGATATTTGAGCCGAGTACGGAACTTTTGAATTTCTTCTCCTCATCACGTTATCTGATGGTATTTTCGTCTTTCTACAGGCCTGAGTTCCTTCCACTTTACACCAGGCTTGGAAGACTGGAGTCAGATGTTACCCTTATTTTCACAGAGTCAGTACTCGAAAAAATTATGCAGAATTATGAAAAGAAAGTAAGAAAACTTGCCACAATGCAAAATACCGAGCTTTTTGTCTGTAATGACGGGGTCAAGCTGGCTGAACTTATGGTCTCAGACCGTGGCATGATAATTTCTCTCTTTGACAACAACGGGAGATTTTATTATGAATACATGTCCTGCTCCGAACCTGAAGCCATAAACTGGGCAAAGGAACTAATAGAGTTTTATAAATCCAGAGCCTGGAAAATCGAGAACGAACAATATATTGATAATTTTATTAGTACAGCCGAGAGCGAAGCTCTTCAGGAATCCATGCTGTTCAGCCTTAACTGA
- a CDS encoding winged helix-turn-helix domain-containing protein, which yields MSTELQLIDTIFFSDKRKNLLLLLKDGPKTIEEIKRGLKVSSSPIMAQIRILLKEGMLVQKGDSYCLSVKGKLIVPKMEPLLSTFQVFDENHDYWARQNLRTLPPHLLDRIGELGSCKELLPEKTHIFDYPPEIMDPLYKSRTVMEISSIFRPGYPSLYLDLAKRGIEVSLVLERQIYEKLVSDYRADVEDFLNLKNTCLFVCDQKIELASSIVTDRFISLSMISKEGRYYNHEMISFEKSALVWGQELINYYKDLSEQITQI from the coding sequence ATGAGTACAGAACTTCAGTTAATAGACACAATTTTTTTTTCGGATAAGAGGAAAAATTTGCTTTTACTCCTGAAGGATGGGCCAAAGACAATTGAAGAAATTAAGAGGGGGCTTAAAGTTAGTTCTAGCCCCATAATGGCCCAGATCCGAATCCTGCTCAAAGAAGGAATGCTGGTGCAAAAGGGAGACAGTTATTGTCTCTCTGTAAAAGGAAAGCTTATTGTCCCAAAAATGGAACCTCTTCTTTCCACTTTCCAGGTCTTTGACGAAAACCATGACTATTGGGCAAGGCAGAACTTGCGGACTCTTCCTCCTCACTTGCTTGACCGAATTGGAGAACTTGGCAGTTGTAAGGAACTTTTACCTGAGAAAACCCATATTTTTGATTACCCTCCTGAAATTATGGACCCTCTTTACAAGTCCAGAACAGTGATGGAGATTTCTTCAATTTTCCGTCCTGGATATCCGAGTTTATATCTTGACCTTGCAAAAAGAGGGATTGAGGTTTCACTTGTTCTGGAAAGGCAAATCTATGAAAAACTGGTTTCCGATTACAGGGCAGATGTGGAAGATTTCTTGAATCTTAAAAATACATGCCTTTTTGTATGCGACCAGAAAATTGAGCTTGCTTCCAGCATTGTTACAGATCGCTTTATCTCGCTGTCCATGATCTCTAAAGAAGGAAGATACTATAACCATGAAATGATAAGTTTTGAGAAAAGCGCACTTGTATGGGGTCAAGAACTTATTAACTATTACAAAGATCTGTCCGAACAAATAACTCAAATTTAA
- a CDS encoding DNA-deoxyinosine glycosylase, with the protein MKKQGFPAVVDENTKILIFGSLPGDVSIRKHQYYGHPGNDFWRLLGNIIGEDLQNMSYQNRLETLKRNKIGLWDVFKAGKRKGSEDTKIKDEEINQFSVLKDMAPNLKLVLFNGKKSGEYEPIIKAMGYETKVLPSSSGANRRSSNSRKLEWEAAFKRY; encoded by the coding sequence ATGAAAAAGCAAGGTTTCCCAGCAGTCGTTGACGAAAATACTAAAATCCTGATTTTCGGGTCTCTTCCAGGAGATGTTTCTATCAGGAAACATCAATACTACGGTCACCCGGGCAACGATTTCTGGAGGCTGCTTGGCAATATTATCGGAGAAGACCTCCAGAACATGAGCTATCAAAATCGGCTTGAAACTCTGAAGCGCAATAAAATAGGACTCTGGGATGTTTTCAAAGCCGGAAAAAGGAAAGGAAGCGAGGATACAAAAATAAAGGACGAAGAAATAAACCAATTTTCAGTACTGAAAGACATGGCTCCGAACCTGAAACTTGTCCTTTTTAACGGAAAAAAATCCGGAGAATACGAACCGATTATAAAAGCAATGGGATATGAAACAAAAGTCCTCCCCTCGTCAAGCGGAGCAAATCGGCGATCTTCAAATAGTAGAAAATTAGAATGGGAAGCAGCTTTCAAGCGCTATTAG
- a CDS encoding 4Fe-4S binding protein encodes MPAKVKKEECTGCGTCVEECPVEAIIIDEDEGCAVVDEEECVDCGACEEVCPIQAIEVK; translated from the coding sequence ATGCCAGCAAAAGTCAAGAAAGAAGAATGTACAGGCTGCGGGACTTGTGTGGAAGAGTGTCCTGTAGAAGCAATTATTATCGATGAGGACGAAGGTTGTGCGGTCGTAGACGAAGAAGAATGTGTAGACTGCGGAGCCTGTGAGGAAGTTTGCCCCATACAGGCTATAGAAGTCAAATAA
- a CDS encoding SWIM zinc finger domain-containing protein, with product MPEESKTTRTFKELKWSDLQDWAGGKATAKGIKYQEEERVKEIKCTYSGSLVARVEGTIEYFTEVFLKNGKLSSVCTCPVGHDCKHGVAAVLEYLDRVEQGEDVPVVPEEDILIKRSRRGFVGTEISEAYEAEDSSKVLREYLEKLEKRELIEILTTFAKKDNMLGRYLRDRQNLAIKNPEGIIGSIYSELDELWRELKSSHPDFWSYEGEEIPDFSEVQVRLESLLDSGHPDEILDIGKELMDRYKEIEEYDEEGDVGTQISGCMDVVFRALSQSSLSAHEKMLYALELELKDDYSILNEPSIWRETHTQEEWKLFAEALKVRLQKIKKETETETETETETETDILYESSWERDYVVDRLIDALRKAGLSEEIIPISELEAERTGNYTRLVRELLDFGQKKRAEEWIYRGIKKLREYKPGTAYELLQILIEVKENEENWLFVAALETEEFFRFPQLSSYIRMQKAARKIGKWKEIREAALQYLRSGKLPANQPKTTEEFSILPGILPKTGLLDTESLEKIKPPVLDLLIQIAIQEDNADEVIHWYGELKSGKGEAEKTRRFTLEEEIANAVKDKYPEVAIGIWKNIAEDLVSKTKVSSYEEASLYLRKIKETLESIGKTEEWEAYLRQIREANRLKKKLLEILDRLEKTRIIGK from the coding sequence AAATAAAATGCACATACTCAGGTAGTCTGGTAGCTCGGGTAGAGGGGACAATAGAGTATTTCACAGAAGTTTTCCTGAAAAACGGAAAACTAAGTTCGGTCTGTACCTGCCCTGTCGGACATGACTGTAAACACGGAGTTGCAGCCGTACTTGAGTATCTTGACCGTGTTGAGCAGGGAGAAGATGTACCTGTTGTTCCTGAGGAAGACATCCTTATTAAAAGATCCAGAAGAGGATTTGTAGGAACCGAAATTTCTGAAGCCTATGAGGCCGAAGATTCTTCAAAGGTTCTCCGCGAGTATCTGGAAAAACTGGAAAAACGGGAATTAATTGAGATACTGACAACGTTTGCGAAAAAAGATAACATGCTTGGCAGGTATCTGAGAGACCGCCAGAACCTTGCAATCAAAAATCCGGAAGGAATTATTGGGAGCATCTATTCCGAGTTGGATGAGCTCTGGAGAGAATTGAAGAGCTCTCATCCTGATTTCTGGAGTTACGAAGGCGAAGAAATACCTGATTTTTCAGAGGTACAGGTTCGGCTGGAAAGTCTCCTTGATTCAGGTCATCCTGATGAGATACTTGATATCGGAAAAGAGCTCATGGATAGGTATAAAGAAATTGAGGAGTATGATGAAGAAGGGGATGTAGGAACACAAATTTCCGGCTGCATGGATGTTGTATTTAGAGCTTTATCTCAGTCCTCTCTTTCTGCACATGAGAAAATGCTTTACGCCCTTGAACTTGAGCTAAAAGATGATTATAGCATTCTTAATGAACCTTCTATCTGGAGAGAAACTCATACTCAGGAAGAGTGGAAGCTATTTGCAGAAGCCTTGAAAGTCAGATTGCAGAAAATTAAAAAAGAGACAGAAACAGAAACAGAAACAGAAACAGAAACAGAAACAGATATCCTGTACGAGTCATCCTGGGAACGAGATTATGTTGTTGACAGGCTTATCGATGCCTTGAGAAAAGCCGGGCTTTCCGAAGAGATTATTCCGATCTCCGAACTCGAAGCTGAAAGGACAGGTAATTATACAAGGCTTGTCAGAGAACTGCTCGATTTCGGGCAAAAAAAGAGAGCAGAAGAATGGATTTATAGAGGAATCAAAAAACTGAGGGAATATAAACCTGGTACCGCCTACGAGCTCTTGCAAATCCTTATTGAAGTTAAAGAGAATGAGGAAAACTGGCTTTTTGTAGCTGCTCTTGAGACTGAAGAGTTTTTCAGGTTTCCACAACTATCCAGCTATATTCGGATGCAAAAAGCCGCTAGAAAGATTGGAAAATGGAAGGAAATCCGAGAGGCTGCTCTCCAGTATTTGAGAAGTGGAAAGTTGCCAGCCAATCAGCCCAAAACTACAGAAGAATTTTCAATCCTTCCTGGCATTCTTCCAAAAACAGGGCTGCTGGATACGGAATCGTTAGAAAAGATTAAACCTCCTGTCCTTGACCTGTTGATACAGATAGCTATTCAAGAAGATAATGCTGACGAGGTAATTCACTGGTATGGAGAGCTTAAAAGTGGCAAAGGCGAAGCTGAAAAAACCAGAAGATTCACCTTGGAAGAAGAAATTGCAAATGCTGTAAAGGACAAATATCCTGAGGTTGCGATCGGAATCTGGAAAAACATTGCAGAAGACTTGGTCTCCAAAACAAAAGTAAGCTCATATGAAGAAGCATCACTGTACCTCCGAAAAATAAAGGAGACACTGGAATCTATTGGAAAGACTGAAGAATGGGAGGCTTATCTCAGGCAGATTCGAGAAGCCAACAGGCTCAAGAAGAAGTTGCTTGAAATTCTGGATCGGCTGGAAAAAACTCGAATTATTGGCAAGTGA